The following proteins are co-located in the Syngnathus scovelli strain Florida chromosome 21, RoL_Ssco_1.2, whole genome shotgun sequence genome:
- the nptx2b gene encoding neuronal pentraxin-2b isoform X2: MFSLFYGFVMFCVLGYRQLAGGQPDDGKRYICRAVPLVGDTSCPVTLLPEINAGGQEEELRNTVMQLRETILQQKETLSKQIGTINELTTKLSLCASTTDDRKYEKGAQWGKVKQNTMGDVPRDPNDTVENLGRTMQGLKDRLENLEQQQMRANISGASFPSELRDLLQRRLIELEKQLLRKVSNLEEEKSMLSNATAAYRLKTESTLNALVERIRGEDFKTPEQFKLSLPQRTNYLYGRIIKSLPEMYAFTLCMWIKSSATPGIGTPFSYGVPGQANEIVLIEWGNNPIELLINDKVAQLPLEVRDGRWHHICISWTTRDGQWEAYQDGEKQGAGDNLAAWHPIKPGGVIILGQEQDVVGGRFDAGQAFVGELSQVNIWDRVLKPAEIQSMANCTSYLPGNVISWLASNVEVFGRGAFKRPLEMCLERLPNT; the protein is encoded by the exons ATGTTTTCACTTTTTTACGGTTTTGTAATGTTTTGTGTACTGGGCTACCGGCAGCTCGCGGGCGGCCAACCGGACGACGGTAAGCGCTACATTTGCCGAGCAGTGCCCCTCGTCGGCGACACAAGCTGCCCGGTGACTTTATTACCCGAAATCAACGCCGGTGGGCAGGAAGAGGAGCTCCGCAACACGGTCATGCAGCTTCGAGAGACAATTCTGCAGCAGAAAGAAACACTTTCCAAGCAAATCGGCACAATCAACGAGCTAACAACCAAGCTGTCCCTCTGCGCATCAACTACTGATGATAGAAAGTACGAGAAAGGGGCTCAATGGGGAAAAGTGAAGCAAAACACAATGGGAGACGTCCCCAGAGATCCAAATGACACTGTGGAGAATCTCGGGAGAACAATGCAGGGGCTCAAGGACCGGCTGGAAAACCTGGAG CAACAGCAAATGCGGGCCAACATATCCGGCGCCTCGTTCCCCAGCGAGCTGCGTGATTTACTGCAGCGTCGCCTGATCGAGCTGGAAAAACAGCTCCTGAGGAAAGTCAGCAacctggaggaggagaagagcaTGCTGTCCAACGCTACCGCAGCGTACCGTCTCAAGACGGAAAGTACGCTCAACGCGCTGGTGGAGAGGATCA GAGGGGAAGACTTCAAAACCCCCGAGCAGTTCAAGCTCTCCCTGCCGCAGCGTACAAACTACTTATATGGCCGCATCATCAAGAGTCTCCCGGAGATGTATGCATTCACACTCTGCATGTGGATCAAGTCCAGCGCCACTCCGGGTATCGGAACCCCCTTCTCCTACGGCGTGCCCGGACAAGCCAATGAGATTGTATTGATCGAATGGGGAAATAACCCAATTGAGTTGCTTATAAATGACAAG GTTGCACAGCTGCCCTTGGAAGTTCGTGACGGGAGGTGGCACCATATTTGCATCTCCTGGACCACCAGGGATGGTCAGTGGGAAGCTTATCAAGATGGAGAAAAGCAAGGAGCAGGAGATAACCTGGCAGCATGGCACCCTATTAAACCAGGAGGGGTTATCATCCTGGGTCAAGAGCAG GATGTCGTAGGTGGCCGCTTTGATGCCGGTCAGGCCTTCGTGGGAGAACTGAGTCAAGTCAATATCTGGGACCGGGTTCTGAAGCCAGCCGAAATCCAATCAATGGCCAACTGTACATCGTACTTGCCGGGTAACGTGATCTCGTGGCTGGCGAGCAATGTAGAGGTGTTTGGAAGGGGAGCCTTCAAGAGGCCCTTGGAGATGTGCCTGGAGCGTCTGCCTAATACCTAA
- the nptx2b gene encoding neuronal pentraxin-2b isoform X1, whose protein sequence is MFSLFYGFVMFCVLGYRQLAGGQPDDGKRYICRAVPLVGDTSCPVTLLPEINAGGQEEELRNTVMQLRETILQQKETLSKQIGTINELTTKLSLCASTTDDRKYEKGAQWGKVKQNTMGDVPRDPNDTVENLGRTMQGLKDRLENLEQQQMRANISGASFPSELRDLLQRRLIELEKQLLRKVSNLEEEKSMLSNATAAYRLKTESTLNALVERISELEKGGEDFKTPEQFKLSLPQRTNYLYGRIIKSLPEMYAFTLCMWIKSSATPGIGTPFSYGVPGQANEIVLIEWGNNPIELLINDKVAQLPLEVRDGRWHHICISWTTRDGQWEAYQDGEKQGAGDNLAAWHPIKPGGVIILGQEQDVVGGRFDAGQAFVGELSQVNIWDRVLKPAEIQSMANCTSYLPGNVISWLASNVEVFGRGAFKRPLEMCLERLPNT, encoded by the exons ATGTTTTCACTTTTTTACGGTTTTGTAATGTTTTGTGTACTGGGCTACCGGCAGCTCGCGGGCGGCCAACCGGACGACGGTAAGCGCTACATTTGCCGAGCAGTGCCCCTCGTCGGCGACACAAGCTGCCCGGTGACTTTATTACCCGAAATCAACGCCGGTGGGCAGGAAGAGGAGCTCCGCAACACGGTCATGCAGCTTCGAGAGACAATTCTGCAGCAGAAAGAAACACTTTCCAAGCAAATCGGCACAATCAACGAGCTAACAACCAAGCTGTCCCTCTGCGCATCAACTACTGATGATAGAAAGTACGAGAAAGGGGCTCAATGGGGAAAAGTGAAGCAAAACACAATGGGAGACGTCCCCAGAGATCCAAATGACACTGTGGAGAATCTCGGGAGAACAATGCAGGGGCTCAAGGACCGGCTGGAAAACCTGGAG CAACAGCAAATGCGGGCCAACATATCCGGCGCCTCGTTCCCCAGCGAGCTGCGTGATTTACTGCAGCGTCGCCTGATCGAGCTGGAAAAACAGCTCCTGAGGAAAGTCAGCAacctggaggaggagaagagcaTGCTGTCCAACGCTACCGCAGCGTACCGTCTCAAGACGGAAAGTACGCTCAACGCGCTGGTGGAGAGGATCAGTGAATTGGAGAAAG GAGGGGAAGACTTCAAAACCCCCGAGCAGTTCAAGCTCTCCCTGCCGCAGCGTACAAACTACTTATATGGCCGCATCATCAAGAGTCTCCCGGAGATGTATGCATTCACACTCTGCATGTGGATCAAGTCCAGCGCCACTCCGGGTATCGGAACCCCCTTCTCCTACGGCGTGCCCGGACAAGCCAATGAGATTGTATTGATCGAATGGGGAAATAACCCAATTGAGTTGCTTATAAATGACAAG GTTGCACAGCTGCCCTTGGAAGTTCGTGACGGGAGGTGGCACCATATTTGCATCTCCTGGACCACCAGGGATGGTCAGTGGGAAGCTTATCAAGATGGAGAAAAGCAAGGAGCAGGAGATAACCTGGCAGCATGGCACCCTATTAAACCAGGAGGGGTTATCATCCTGGGTCAAGAGCAG GATGTCGTAGGTGGCCGCTTTGATGCCGGTCAGGCCTTCGTGGGAGAACTGAGTCAAGTCAATATCTGGGACCGGGTTCTGAAGCCAGCCGAAATCCAATCAATGGCCAACTGTACATCGTACTTGCCGGGTAACGTGATCTCGTGGCTGGCGAGCAATGTAGAGGTGTTTGGAAGGGGAGCCTTCAAGAGGCCCTTGGAGATGTGCCTGGAGCGTCTGCCTAATACCTAA